In Falco biarmicus isolate bFalBia1 chromosome 5, bFalBia1.pri, whole genome shotgun sequence, a single genomic region encodes these proteins:
- the LOC130149741 gene encoding rheacalcin-2-like gives MAGGQELAACAWGWVPFNEGCYSFFPRELSWRRAEAFCQRFGTSTHLASVHSAEEHRAIAALLSSSYPGEDSEEEDEDDGIWIGLHRPLGSRRWQWSDSSEVDYGSWHQQPGPRRRACAALQDGADFMTWYSDACSERKPFVCKSSA, from the exons atggcggggg ggcaggagctggctgcctgcgcctggggctgggtgccctTCAACGAGGGGTGCTACAGCTTCTTCCCCAGGGAGCTCAGCTGGAGAAGGGCAGAG GCCTTTTGCCAGCGCTTTGgcaccagcacccacctggCCTCGGTGCACAGCGCAGAGGAGCACCGGGCCATTGCTGCCCTGCTCTCTTCCTCCTACCCTGGCGAGGACAgcgaggaggaggatgaggatgatGGCATATGGATTGGCCTCCACCGTCCCCTGGGG AGCCGCCGCTGGCAGTGGTCAGACAGCTCAGAGGTGGACTATGGCTCCTGGCACCAGCAGCCCGGCCCCAGGAGGAGAGCCTGTGCTGCGCTGCAGGATGGCGCCG ATTTCATGACGTGGTACAGTGACGCCTGCTCTGAGAGAAAACCCTTCGTCTGCAAGTCCAGCGCCTAG
- the CIMAP1B gene encoding outer dense fiber protein 3B, which yields MSASAWVGSWRPHRPRGPIAALYSSPGPKYGLPTNVGYHLHDPSRGRAPAYSFGVRTGGQREERSPGPAYLLPPGTTAKGKDGTPAFSIYGRPRDLPPIRTPGPGCYSPERASRVAFPSVPACSLRSRTQQGSKQQTPGPAAYQLPPMLGPRVVSKSSAPNYSIPGRSNVGAFYQDLCKTPGPCSYRVVDTDVYKRRAPQYSMLARKPIPGDTTTKPGPGAYNLQQQGQQRGLTFGIRHSDYLAPLIVDVLD from the exons ATGTCAGCCAGCGCCTGGGTGGGCAGCTGGAGGCCCCACCGCCCCCGGGGCCCCATTGCCGCTCTCTACAGCAGCCCTGGGCCCAAGTATGGGCTTCCCACAAACGTCG GCTACCATCTGCATGACCCCTCCCGCGGCCGCGCACCTGCCTACAGCTTCGGGGTGCGTAcgggggggcagcgggaggAGCGCTCCCCGGGGCCAGCATACCTGCTGCCCCCTGGGACCACCGCCAAGGGCAAGGACGGGACCCCCGCCTTCTCCATCTATGGCCGCCCCCGTGACCTGCCACCCATCCGCACCCCTGGGCCAG gctgctACTCCCCGGAGAGGGCCAGCAGGGTGGCCTTCCCCTCCGTGCCCGCCTGCTCCCTCCGCTCCCGCACCCAGCAGGGCTCCAAACAGCAGACACCAG GGCCCGCAGCCTACCAGCTGCCCCCCATGCTGGGGCCCCGTGTGGTGAGCAAGAGCTCGGCCCCCAACTACTCCATACCGGGACGCAGCAACGTTGGTGCCTTCTACCAGGACCTGTGCAAG ACACCGGGGCCCTGCAGCTACCGCGTGGTGGACACCGACGTCTACAAGCGGCGGGCGCCACAGTACAGCATGCTGGCGCGCAAACCCATCCCTGGTGACACCACCACCAAGCCTGGACCCGGTGCCTACAACCTCCAGCAG cagggccagcagcggGGGCTGACATTCGGGATCCGGCACTCGGACTACCTGGCTCCCCTCATCGTGGATGTGCTTGACTAG